A DNA window from Hevea brasiliensis isolate MT/VB/25A 57/8 chromosome 2, ASM3005281v1, whole genome shotgun sequence contains the following coding sequences:
- the LOC110659299 gene encoding integrin-linked protein kinase 1: MEGIAKQLRRGISRQFSTGSLRRSFSRQFSRQKSLDPRRNNMRFSFGRQSSLDPIRRSPVHDEKFTVPENLDTTMQLLFMASKGDVKGVEDLLNEGIDVNSIDLDGRTALHIAACEGHLEVVKLLLSRKANIDARDRWGSTACGDAKYYGNVEIYNVLKARGAQIPKTRKTPMAVANPREVPEYELNPLELQVRKSDGISKGSYQVAKWNGTKVTVKILDKDSYSDPESINAFKQELTLLQKVRHPNVVQFVGAVTQNIPMMIVLEYHPKGDFASYLQKKGRLSPSKIWRFSLDIARGMNYLHECKPDSIIHCDLKPKNILLDNGGQLKVSGFGLIKLLKISPDKAKVAPGTPIDPSNIYVAPEVYKDGIFDRSVDAYSFGVILYEMIEGVLPFHPKSPEEAVKLMCLEKQRPSFKTKSRSCPPDLKELIDECWHPEPVARPTFSEIIVRLDRIFAQCSKQGWWKDTFKLPWK, encoded by the exons ATGGAAGGAATAGCGAAGCAGTTGAGGCGAGGAATCTCCCGCCAGTTCTCGACCGGGTCACTGCGGAGATCCTTTAGCCGGCAGTTCTCTCGGCAGAAGTCTCTCGATCCCAGGAGGAATAATATGAGATTTAGCTTTGGGAGGCAGTCGTCATTAGATCCTATTCGGAGGAGCCCTGTCCATGATGAGAAGTTTACGGTTCCGGAGAATCTCGATACTACGATGCAACTGCTTTTCATGGCGAGTAAAGGAGATGTGAAGGGCGTTGAGGATTTGTTGAATGAAGGAATTGATGTTAATAGTATTGATTTGGATGGGAGGACTGCTTTGCATATTGCTGCTTGTGAAGGTCATCTAGAGGTTGTTAAGCTTTTGTTGAGTAGAAAGGCTAATATCGATGCTCGTGATCGCTGGGGGAGCACG GCTTGTGGTGATGCTAAGTACTACGGAAATGTTGAAATTTACAATGTTTTGAAGGCTCGAGGAGCCCAAATCCCG AAAACCAGGAAGACCCCAATGGCTGTTGCTAATCCTCGAGAAGTCCCAGAGTATGAGCTTAATCCATTAGAGCTGCAGGTTCGGAAGTCTGATGGCATCTCGAAG GGATCATATCAAGTGGCCAAATGGAATGGCACCAAGGTTACTGTAAAGATACTTGATAAGGACAGCTATTCAGACCCTGAGAGCAT AAATGCTTTCAAACAAGAGCTAACCTTATTACAGAAGGTCAGACATCCTAATGTGGTTCAGTTTGTTGGGGCTGTTACCCAAAATATACCCATGATGATTGTCTTAGAGTATCATCCAAAA GGTGACTTCGCAAGTTATCTTCAGAAGAAGGGGCGTCTTTCTCCATCCAAAATTTGGAGATTTTCTCTTGATATCGCTAG GGGAATGAACTATCTTCATGAATGCAAACCAGATTCCATCATCCATTGTGATTTAAAGCCAAA AAATATTTTGCTGGATAATGGTGGTCAGTTGAAGGTATCTGGGTTTGGTTTGATAAAGTTGTTAAAGATTTCACCTGACAAAGCTAAAGTAGCACCCGGAACTCCCATTGACCCATCAA ATATTTATGTGGCACCTGAGGTTTATAAAGATGGAATATTTGATAGAAGTGTGGATGCATACTCTTTTGGTGTCATTTTATATGAG ATGATTGAGGGAGTGCTGCCTTTCCATCCTAAATCTCCAGAAGAAGCTGTGAAATTGATGTGTTTGGAGAAACAGAGACCGTCATTCAAGACAAAATCAAGAAGTTGTCCTCCAGATCTAAAAGA GTTGATTGACGAATGTTGGCATCCAGAACCTGTTGCTAGGCCAACCTTTTCTGAGATCATTGTACGATTGGACAGAATATTTGCTCAATGTTCAAAACAGGGATGGTGGAAAGACACTTTTAAGCTTCCTTG GAAGTAA